CGATCTGGACGAGCTGGACCTGATCCCGATCCAGCCGCTGCCGCCCTACGTTTGGTATCAGGACATGGCGGACTTCGCCGAGTGTGTCGGCGACGAACAGGCCAGCCTGCGGCTGTCGAGGGCTCTCCGCGGCAGCGGGGCCTTCCGTCGTTTCAAGGACCAACTGCACCACGACTATCCGGAGCTTCTTCCGCTTTGGCGCGCCTTCCGCGACGTTCGCGCACGCCGCCGTGCCGTGGAGTGGCTGAGCGACAACGCCCTGACCGGCTTGGACGTCGCGCGCCAGTTCATCGCCGAGCACCCGGACCCAGACCTCCGGCAAGGACAGTGACTCCGATGCGCATGTATTACCAGCCCGAAGACACCGACGCGTTCGACGCGGCCAAGGACCTGCTGGTCCGACGGTCGCCGATCATGGCCGGAACGGAAAGCATCGATCCGCTGGTACTGGAGGCGGCTCTGGACTTCCGGCACCAGAGCGTCGACGGGCGGCTGGGCTACTGGACCGCCGGCCTGGTCGAGGAGTTCCTGCTGTCGCACCTGCCTCGGCGGCTGTCGGCTCGCCCCGAGGACACCGCGCACATCCCGGAGGACCTGCGGCTGTTTCTCCGCGGACTGCACACAGCTGGCTTGGCCGACCCGACCGGCGATCCGCTGACCGAGCTCGACGCGGCAGTCACGAAAGCCGGTGCCGGTTTCGCGACGGCGATGACCGACGATCGCAACTTCGGTGTGGCCAAGTTCTGGGCCATGAACGCGCTCCGCCAGGGAGTCGATCCCAGAGACGAAGCGGGCATGGGCAGGTTCCTCGACGCGGTGCGCGCCGGCAAGGTCGACTACAACGACGAGGCGCTCAGCGAGATCACCGCGCGGCATGTCCACGACGGCGGCGGCCGGCCCGAGCGTGCCGTGGCCACCCTTCCGGTGACGCTTCCCCCGGATGCGGAACTGGCAGCGGCTGCCGAGGAGACGGCGGTCGTCGCGCGGTTGCGTGCGCTGGTCGAATGGGTCGGCGACGGTCGGGCGCTGACCGCGACCGGCAACCTGAAACTGGCCGATGCCCGTGCTCTGGTGGAACTCCTGGACACCGGCGACGAGTTCGATCGGGAGGTCGGGGGCGAGATCTACCGGACCCGCAGCAGCGAAGAACTGACTGTCCTGTCCAGCCTGATCGAGCTTGCGAAAACGATCCGGGTCGTCCGGGTGGTCAAGGGCAAGCTGGTGCGCGTAGCGAAGAACGCGCGGCTGCTTCGCGACAGCCTCGGACTCTGGACCGCGGCGTTCGACCGCCTGGCCTCGCCGGAGCTCGTTCTGAACGGACGCAACTGGGCACCTAGGTACAGCATTCTGCTCGCCAGCATCATCGACGAGGTGCTGCCTGACGTCCTGAACACCCTCTACAGCTTTCCCCGATCGATGCCGATCGTCAGGCTCCAGGAAACCGTCTGGCTGTCCGTCCTCGAATGC
This sequence is a window from Amycolatopsis benzoatilytica AK 16/65. Protein-coding genes within it:
- a CDS encoding UPF0158 family protein; this encodes MFALDSFDLDEIAHALQNQDAYDLRFLVDPRTGELVLWTLDGGLDGENPVDLDELDLIPIQPLPPYVWYQDMADFAECVGDEQASLRLSRALRGSGAFRRFKDQLHHDYPELLPLWRAFRDVRARRRAVEWLSDNALTGLDVARQFIAEHPDPDLRQGQ